A genomic window from Verrucomicrobiia bacterium includes:
- the argH gene encoding argininosuccinate lyase yields MKRVVSRSGRFSGGPAADVAAFSESISFDWRLWQHDIRGSIAHATMLRKIGVLKPAELAAITRGLKQIAAEIAAGKFKWKPELEDVHMNIEAELTKRVPAGAKLHTARSRNDQVALDMRLWLRDEIAALQGELRQLQKSFVQLGAKNADVIIPGYTHLQRAQPVYFAHHLLAYVEMLQRDFTRLADCAERANVCPLGSGAIAGSTLPLNREFVAKLLGFVDAQGKPRVTQNSMDGVSDRDFLVEFCAAAALIAVHLSRLAEDVILWAGAEFNFIKIADAYTTGSSLMPQKRNPDVAELTRGKSGRVIGNLVALLTLLKGLPMTYNRDLQEDKERLFDTADTVRASVRLMAAMLANTKVNAAACAAAARDPQLLATDLADYLVRRGMAFRQAHHVVGAVVAHSEKTGKPLDQLKFAELQAIDKTFGRDALGIFKLQRAMAKRNLTGAPGTKEVAKQLARWRELLR; encoded by the coding sequence ATGAAACGGGTTGTCTCGCGCAGTGGACGGTTCTCCGGCGGTCCGGCCGCCGATGTCGCCGCATTCTCGGAATCCATCTCCTTCGACTGGCGGTTGTGGCAGCACGACATCCGCGGCTCCATCGCGCACGCCACCATGCTCCGGAAGATCGGCGTGTTGAAGCCGGCCGAACTCGCCGCCATCACGCGCGGCCTCAAGCAAATCGCTGCCGAGATCGCCGCCGGGAAATTCAAATGGAAGCCGGAACTCGAAGACGTCCACATGAACATCGAGGCGGAACTGACGAAGCGCGTGCCCGCCGGCGCGAAGCTGCACACCGCCCGCTCGCGCAACGACCAGGTTGCGCTCGACATGCGGCTCTGGCTGCGTGACGAGATCGCCGCATTGCAAGGCGAGTTGCGGCAGCTCCAGAAATCGTTCGTGCAGCTCGGCGCAAAGAATGCCGACGTCATCATCCCCGGTTACACGCATCTGCAACGGGCGCAGCCGGTCTATTTCGCGCATCACCTGCTCGCCTACGTCGAGATGTTGCAACGCGACTTCACGCGGCTGGCTGATTGCGCCGAACGCGCGAACGTCTGTCCGCTCGGTTCCGGCGCGATTGCCGGTTCCACGCTGCCGCTTAATCGTGAGTTCGTCGCTAAGTTGCTTGGCTTCGTGGATGCGCAGGGCAAGCCGCGCGTCACGCAGAATTCGATGGACGGCGTCAGCGACCGGGATTTCCTCGTGGAATTCTGCGCTGCCGCCGCGCTCATCGCTGTGCACCTGTCGCGGCTCGCAGAGGACGTCATTCTCTGGGCGGGCGCGGAGTTCAACTTCATCAAGATCGCCGACGCCTACACGACCGGTTCGTCGCTCATGCCGCAGAAGCGGAATCCGGATGTAGCCGAACTCACGCGCGGCAAGTCCGGCCGCGTCATCGGCAATCTTGTTGCGCTGCTAACACTGCTGAAGGGCCTGCCGATGACCTACAATCGCGACTTGCAGGAAGACAAGGAACGGCTGTTCGACACGGCGGACACCGTGAGGGCGAGCGTCCGGCTGATGGCCGCGATGCTGGCGAACACGAAGGTGAACGCCGCCGCCTGCGCCGCCGCCGCGCGCGACCCGCAATTGCTCGCCACCGACCTCGCGGATTACCTCGTGCGGCGCGGCATGGCGTTCCGGCAGGCGCATCACGTCGTGGGCGCCGTCGTCGCGCACAGCGAGAAGACGGGCAAACCGCTGGATCAACTCAAGTTCGCGGAACTGCAAGCCATCGACAAAACCTTTGGCCGCGATGCGCTCGGCATCTTCAAGCTGCAACGCGCGATGGCAAAACGAAACCTGACCGGCGCTCCGGGAACGAAGGAAGTGGCGAAGCAACTGGCAAGGTGGCGGGAACTGCTTCGGTGA
- a CDS encoding zeta toxin family protein, giving the protein MFAGPNGSGKSTLKTVLPPALLGVYINPDEIEQELRVTGSLDLTSYHVSAEPAEVTSFLRNSSLLQRAPISAFGAALDTSGNSLSFGSGAANPYLASVLADFLRRKLLAGRISFTFETVMSSTDKVEILKTAQRLGYRTYLYYIATDDPEINVSRVRNRVRLGGHPVPEDKIVSRYARSLNLLRDAIAYTNRAYIFDNSTHDQDRTWLAEITDGHMLEMKTDQMPAWFKRAVWDKVTRTS; this is encoded by the coding sequence ATGTTCGCCGGGCCGAACGGCTCGGGAAAAAGCACCCTCAAAACGGTCCTGCCTCCCGCGCTCCTCGGCGTTTACATCAACCCCGACGAGATCGAGCAGGAACTTCGCGTCACCGGCTCCTTGGACCTGACGAGTTACCACGTGTCGGCTGAGCCGGCGGAAGTGACTTCGTTTCTGCGAAATTCCTCGCTGCTTCAGCGCGCGCCGATATCCGCATTCGGTGCAGCCCTCGATACTTCCGGGAACAGCCTCTCGTTCGGCAGCGGTGCCGCCAACCCATATCTCGCCTCGGTGCTGGCTGATTTTCTGCGAAGAAAATTATTGGCCGGGAGAATTTCATTCACCTTCGAAACAGTGATGTCCTCAACCGACAAAGTGGAAATTCTGAAAACCGCCCAGCGTCTGGGCTATCGCACGTATCTTTACTACATCGCGACCGATGATCCGGAGATTAATGTTTCGCGCGTTCGCAACCGCGTCCGGCTCGGTGGCCACCCGGTGCCTGAAGACAAAATTGTCAGCCGTTATGCGCGCTCATTGAATTTGTTGAGGGATGCCATCGCCTACACAAATCGCGCCTACATTTTCGACAATTCCACCCACGATCAGGATCGAACCTGGCTGGCCGAGATCACTGACGGCCACATGCTCGAAATGAAGACCGATCAGATGCCTGCATGGTTCAAGCGGGCTGTTTGGGACAAGGTCACGCGGACTTCCTGA
- a CDS encoding phytoene/squalene synthase family protein, translated as MTGSLQELLKQTSRSFYLTLRVLPRAVRPQIGLAYLLARTTDTIADTEILPLQERLNALARLRARIFGHQREPISFSAIAVHQGSPAERTLLERVEDSLALLQTLSAEDLNLVRTVIDTITSGQEMDLMRFGGVARQTVGTPTPSPSKEGSYMSGASNNTVPLLGGVRGGLPQQIIALQTDAELDDYTYRVAGCVGEFWTKMCRAHLFPGAPLDDAQLLTDGVRFGKGLQLVNILRDLPRDLRQGRCYLPTERLKRVGLRAADLVHTKNEAVFRPVYDDLLDLATAHLAAGWNYTNTLPAGQWRVRLACAWPILIGVRTVAQLRTGPVLDAGRRIKVSRAEVRGILVRSLLRVPFPGLFRNQWRPPAPAGKAVAS; from the coding sequence ATGACTGGATCACTCCAGGAATTGCTCAAGCAAACCTCGCGCTCGTTCTACCTGACGTTGCGGGTGCTGCCGCGCGCCGTGCGGCCGCAAATCGGCCTGGCCTACCTGCTCGCGCGCACCACGGACACGATTGCCGACACGGAAATCCTGCCACTGCAAGAACGGCTGAATGCGCTGGCGCGGTTGCGGGCGCGGATTTTTGGCCACCAGCGTGAACCGATCAGCTTCAGCGCCATCGCCGTGCACCAAGGTTCGCCCGCCGAACGGACGCTGCTCGAACGGGTCGAGGACAGTCTGGCCCTTTTGCAAACGCTGTCCGCCGAAGATCTGAACTTGGTTCGCACGGTGATTGACACCATCACCAGCGGACAGGAAATGGATTTGATGCGGTTTGGCGGAGTGGCGAGGCAAACCGTTGGAACACCCACCCCCAGCCCCTCCAAGGAGGGGAGCTACATGTCCGGAGCGTCCAACAACACAGTTCCCCTCCTGGGAGGGGTCAGGGGTGGGTTGCCCCAGCAAATCATCGCCCTCCAAACCGACGCCGAACTGGACGACTACACCTACCGCGTGGCCGGTTGCGTGGGCGAGTTCTGGACGAAGATGTGCCGCGCGCATTTGTTTCCTGGTGCGCCGCTGGACGACGCGCAATTGCTGACCGACGGCGTCCGGTTCGGGAAAGGCCTTCAGCTCGTGAACATCCTGCGCGACCTGCCACGAGATTTGCGGCAGGGCCGCTGCTACCTCCCGACGGAGCGGCTCAAACGGGTGGGGCTGCGTGCGGCTGATTTGGTGCACACCAAAAATGAAGCTGTGTTTCGCCCGGTTTATGACGATTTGCTGGACCTCGCCACGGCGCATCTGGCCGCAGGCTGGAATTACACCAATACCCTGCCCGCCGGCCAGTGGCGCGTGCGCCTCGCCTGCGCCTGGCCCATCCTGATTGGCGTCCGGACGGTGGCACAGTTGCGCACCGGCCCCGTGCTGGACGCCGGCCGGCGCATCAAAGTGTCCCGGGCCGAAGTGCGGGGCATTCTCGTGCGCAGCCTGCTGCGCGTGCCCTTCCCGGGCTTGTTCCGAAACCAATGGCGCCCGCCCGCCCCCGCCGGGAAAGCTGTTGCTTCATAA
- the tnpA gene encoding IS200/IS605 family transposase, producing the protein MPSTHLSLHYHIVFSTKDRHPFINDAWRGRLHEYLGGLVRTAEGIPEAVGGTADHVHLLVGLRATHALASFVQDIKQTSSRWIHETIGVKNFAWQPGYGAFTVSVSNCDAVREYIASQMEHHRTKTFQEEYVAFLQKHHVDYDEAYLW; encoded by the coding sequence ATGCCATCCACGCATTTAAGCCTGCACTACCACATCGTGTTCAGCACAAAGGACCGGCATCCGTTCATCAACGACGCATGGCGAGGCCGTTTGCATGAATATCTCGGCGGTCTGGTTCGCACAGCGGAGGGAATCCCCGAAGCGGTCGGTGGAACGGCTGACCATGTTCATTTGCTGGTCGGTTTACGCGCGACACACGCCCTTGCCTCGTTTGTTCAAGACATCAAGCAAACCTCATCACGCTGGATTCACGAAACCATTGGGGTGAAAAACTTCGCGTGGCAGCCAGGTTATGGCGCATTCACGGTGAGTGTTTCCAATTGTGACGCGGTAAGGGAATACATCGCCAGCCAGATGGAGCATCACCGGACAAAGACCTTTCAGGAGGAGTATGTGGCTTTTCTTCAAAAACACCACGTGGACTACGATGAAGCTTATTTGTGGTGA